A genomic segment from Neobacillus sp. YX16 encodes:
- a CDS encoding nitroreductase — translation MDILDVIKSRRTIKKFKSDAVNLDLIYSWLEAAKMAPNHRMTEPWEVYFIGPDTRAKLKHKSDFGNAPVLIAVVSKHGASAVEKEENALATACFVQNFNLAAWSEGVGTFWSSIGITAKNKEILEVPENYNLIGVLGIGYPEIIPDPKPRTSIMNKIKNLP, via the coding sequence TTGGATATTCTTGATGTAATTAAAAGCCGGCGTACTATAAAAAAATTCAAATCAGATGCTGTTAATCTTGATTTGATATATTCATGGTTAGAGGCTGCAAAAATGGCTCCTAATCACCGAATGACAGAACCATGGGAAGTATATTTTATTGGTCCTGATACGAGGGCAAAACTCAAACATAAGAGTGATTTTGGAAATGCGCCTGTACTGATTGCTGTAGTATCTAAACATGGTGCCTCGGCGGTTGAAAAAGAGGAAAACGCTTTGGCAACAGCTTGTTTTGTTCAAAACTTTAATTTAGCGGCATGGTCAGAAGGGGTAGGCACATTTTGGTCATCTATCGGAATTACAGCAAAAAACAAGGAAATATTAGAAGTTCCTGAAAATTATAACCTTATTGGTGTATTGGGAATTGGTTACCCTGAGATTATTCCAGACCCAAAACCAAGGACATCCATCATGAATAAAATAAAAAATTTACCTTAA